The Hymenobacter sp. DG01 sequence CCTCGACTGGCGCCTGGCGGCCCGCTCCGACCGGTATTACCTGCGCGAATCGGAGGTGGATACGAGCCTGGTAGTACATCTGGTGCTGGACGCCACGGCCAGCATGAATCACCGCGACGACAACGGCCTGACCAAGCTTGACTACGGGCGGCTGCTGTGCGCGGCCCTGGCCTACGTGGCCAGCCAGCAGGGCGACGCCGTGGCCCTGACCATTCTGCACCCGGCGGGCCTGCGCCACCTGCCGCCCCGCGCTGATGCCCGCCAGCTGCCCCGCCTCTACCACGCCCTGGAAACTGCTGAGGCCGCCGGCTCCTTCCCCGACGCGGCTACCCTGGCCCCGCTCACGGCCCGCCGCCAGCCGGCTCTAACTATTTGCGTGAGCGACCTGTACGAGGAAAACAGCGAGATTGAGCAGCTCCTGACCCGCCTGCGCGCCGCCTCGGGCGAGGTGCTGCTGCTGCACCTACTGGCCCGCAACGAGTTGGAATTCACGTTTCGGGGCGCTGTGACCTTTGAAGATCTGGAAACCGGCCGCACTCTCCAGCTCGATGCCGACCAGCAGCGCCGCGCCTGGCAGCAGCATCTGCAGCAGTGGCTCCGCGACACGGCCCAGCGCGCCCGCACCCACACCTTCGACTATTACCAGCTCAGCACCGCCGAACCTCTGACCACGGCCCTGCGCGAGTTTCTGCGGCGGCGAAGCCTGGGGTAGCCTCTGCCTGGCATAGCAGGAAACGGCTGAATATTTGCTTCGGCTGATATTCTATCCATTTCCGCTATGTCCATGAAGAACTATCTACTCCTGGCGGCCCTGCTCGGCTCGGCCCCAGCGCTGCAGGCCCAGACAACCCCGCCCCCGCTCCCGCCCCTTCCCCTGGATAGCGCCACCCACAAAATTGCCTACCGCGGCACCCTGGTAGCGACCGGGGTACCAGCGGCCGAGCTCTACGGCCGCACGCGCGAGTGGACAGTCCGGCAGTTTGAAGATGCCCGCCAGGTAGTACAGCTCGATGATCCGGCCCGGGGTGTGCTCATGGGCCGGGGCGTTACCCTGGTCCACGGCGTAGGTTCCACGTCCGGCGCCGACCGGGATTTTGCGCTGAGCTTTTTGTTCCGACTGCGGGTAAGCGAGGGCCGCTGCACCTACGAAATAACCGACCTGAGCTACTACCTGGGTCCCGACTACGCCCGGAATGACACCTACGCCGTTACGGATATCCTTTCTTATATGCAGCAGTGGCAGCGCACCGCTATTGCCACCATGCCCGCTCAGAACCGCCGCGCGCCCCTCGACGAGGAGCTGACCGGAAGCAAAGCCCAGGCCTCCCGAGGATATGCCCGCCAGAGGCTGATCCGGGACGGGCAGGGAGTTGATAACGCCGTGAAAGCGCTGCTGCTCGGGTTAGCGCAAGAGTTGCGGGCGGGCTCCGTTCTGCCTTAGCTCCGGGCCGGGGCCGCAATAGTGCGGTTGCCGTTGGCAGCCAAGCCCGCTGGCACCCGGATGAGAGCGGCGGCCTGAGCCAGGAGTTTGCCTTTATCCGGGTACTTCCCCGCAACGCCCGCTGCTAAAGTTGTGTCTGTGTTTCTGTTTTGCCTACTTTCCGGCGGGAGGTAGCGCTGAGCGGCCGCCCATACTTCGCCACAGAAACCAGACCTGTTACTTGCCTTCGTTGTTTTTCTCCCATGCCGCTGCCGGATGGCTGGCCCTGCTGGGCCTGGCTGTTCCGCTGGCCATCTACCTCTGGAACCGGCGGCCGGGGCGCGTAGTGCAGGTAGGCAGCCTCCGCTGGCTGGATGCGGCCGCCAACCGGCGCCTGCGCAGCATCAAGCCCGAGCAGCTACTGCTGTTTCTGCTGCGCGCCGCCGTACTGAGCCTGCTGGCCCTGGCCCTGGCCGAGCCCACCCAACGCCTGCCGCAGCCTCCCGTGCGGGGGCAGGTACTATTGAGTTCCTGGGCTACTCCCGCTCAGGTAGCCGCCGTACGCCCGCTGCTGGACTCGTTGCGGGGCCGGGGGTATCAGCTACGGCGCCTGAGCATTCAGAAGCCCATAGGCCCGCCTCAGCCCTGGACCACCGTGGGCCTGGCGGAGCCTGAGGGGGCGGCCGACGCCCCCGTGGCTGCAGCGGCTACCCCCCTGCCTTTGCCGGAAGCCTCTGACTCCGTGGCTCCCGCCAGCTCCCTATGGAGTATGGTGCGCCAGGCTGCCGATTCCCTTCCCAACCGGCCCCTGGTGGTGCTGGCCCCGCTTACCCTGGATGCGTTTGCCGGCACGCGGCCGGCCCTGCCGGCTGCCGTCCGGTGGCTGCCCCTGCCTTCTCCCGATTCGGTGGCGTGGCCGGTAGCCGCCTGGCGGCCCCGCCCCGATAGCTTGGTTCTGCTGCTGGCCTATGGTTCTG is a genomic window containing:
- a CDS encoding DUF58 domain-containing protein, which encodes MLTPEHLHALHNLPLAARRAAEGLLHGAHASRRRGAGLEFSQYRPYQPGDDLRRLDWRLAARSDRYYLRESEVDTSLVVHLVLDATASMNHRDDNGLTKLDYGRLLCAALAYVASQQGDAVALTILHPAGLRHLPPRADARQLPRLYHALETAEAAGSFPDAATLAPLTARRQPALTICVSDLYEENSEIEQLLTRLRAASGEVLLLHLLARNELEFTFRGAVTFEDLETGRTLQLDADQQRRAWQQHLQQWLRDTAQRARTHTFDYYQLSTAEPLTTALREFLRRRSLG
- a CDS encoding DUF4468 domain-containing protein, whose amino-acid sequence is MKNYLLLAALLGSAPALQAQTTPPPLPPLPLDSATHKIAYRGTLVATGVPAAELYGRTREWTVRQFEDARQVVQLDDPARGVLMGRGVTLVHGVGSTSGADRDFALSFLFRLRVSEGRCTYEITDLSYYLGPDYARNDTYAVTDILSYMQQWQRTAIATMPAQNRRAPLDEELTGSKAQASRGYARQRLIRDGQGVDNAVKALLLGLAQELRAGSVLP